The DNA segment GAAAAAGCCGCGGCGGACCTGCGCGCGCGCCACGGCCGGCGCGTGATGGCGGTCGCCACCGACATCACGACTCCGGCGGGGCGAAAGCTGGCGCTGGAAGCCGTCGCCAAGCTGGGCGACCTGGACATCCTGGTCAACAATGCCGGCGGCCCGCCTCCGGGCAATTTCCGCGACTGGGACCGCGACACCTGGCTGGCCGCGATCGACGCCAACATGCTGACCCCGATCGAGCTGATCAAGGCCACGGTGGACGGCATGATCGCGCGCAAATGGGGCCGCATCGTCAACATCACCAGCGGCGCCGTGAAGGCGCCGATCGATGTGCTCGGCCTGTCCAACGGCGCGCGCTCGGGCCTGACCGGCTTTGTCGCCGGCCTGGCGCGCGAAGTGGCGCAGCACGGCGTGACCGTGAACAACCTGCTGCCCGGCCCGTTCAATACGGATCGCCTCTACAAGACCATGGAGGGCGGCGCCAGGCAGGCCGGCCTGTCGATCGAGGAAGTCTCCAAGCGCCGCGCCGCGCAGAACCCGAGCCGCCGCTTTGGCGAGCCGGCCGAGTTTGGCGCCACCTGCGCTTTCCTGTGCAGCCGCCACGCCGCGTACATGACCGGGCAGAATGTGCTCCTCGACGGCGGTGCCTACCCCGGTACGTTCTAAGCGACTGCCGTGGGCGTTTTCCGGCCGGGCCATGCCAGCCCGGCTTTTCCCTGACTGGCCAGGATGATGCCGATGACTCCCCCGCGTATTGCGCTGATTGCGCACGACCACAAGAAAGATGACATCGTGGCTTTTGCTGGCCGCCATCGCGATTTCCTGTCACGTTGCGAACTGCTCGCCACCGGTACCACGGGTGGCCGCCTGAGCGACGAAATCGGCCTGACGGTGACACGCATGCTCTCCGGCCCCTGGGGCGGCGACCTGCAGATCGGCGCGCAACTGGCCGAAGGCCGCGTGGGCGTGGTGATTTTCCTGCGCGACCCCATGACGCCGCAACCGCACGAACCCGATATCAATGCCCTGGTGCGCGCCTGCGACGTGCACAACGTGCCCTGTGCCACCAACGTGGCCACCGCGGATCTGCTGATCGCGGAACTGCGGCGGATGTACCCGGAGTCAGCCGAGTCGGCCTGATGTACTTCGGCATCAACGCTTACCAATGCTTACCAACGCGTACCAACACGCACCAACACGCACCAACACGCACCAACACGCAGCAACTGGAAAAGGAGCGAGACATGAGCAAGGCCATCCGCATTTTCGAGACCGGCGGCCCGGAGGTGATGCAGTGGGTTGACGTCGAGGTGGGGGATCCCGGCCCCGGCGAGGTGCGTGTGCGGCACGAGGCGGTCGGCCTCAACTACATCGATGTGTATTTCCGTACCGGGCTGTACAAGCAGCCGCTGCCGGGTGGCCTCGGCATGGAAGGCGCCGGCGTGGTGGAGGCGGTTGGCGCCGGCGTGGGGCACCTGAGCGTGGGCGACCGTGTTGCTTATGCCGGCCGTCCCACGGGCGCCTATGCGCAGGTGCGGGTCATGCTGGCCGATATCGTGGTGCGCCTGCCGGACGCCATCTCGTTCGAGCAGGGCGCGGCGATGATGTTGCAGGGCCTGACCACGCAGTACCTGCTGCGCGACAGCTACCGCGTCCAGGCAGGCGACACCGTGCTGCTGCACGCCGCCGCGGGCGGCGTTGGCCTGATTGCC comes from the Cupriavidus basilensis genome and includes:
- a CDS encoding SDR family oxidoreductase; protein product: MDLGLRGKHALVCGASKGLGFACADALAAEGVDVVIVARGAEALEKAAADLRARHGRRVMAVATDITTPAGRKLALEAVAKLGDLDILVNNAGGPPPGNFRDWDRDTWLAAIDANMLTPIELIKATVDGMIARKWGRIVNITSGAVKAPIDVLGLSNGARSGLTGFVAGLAREVAQHGVTVNNLLPGPFNTDRLYKTMEGGARQAGLSIEEVSKRRAAQNPSRRFGEPAEFGATCAFLCSRHAAYMTGQNVLLDGGAYPGTF
- a CDS encoding methylglyoxal synthase, which gives rise to MTPPRIALIAHDHKKDDIVAFAGRHRDFLSRCELLATGTTGGRLSDEIGLTVTRMLSGPWGGDLQIGAQLAEGRVGVVIFLRDPMTPQPHEPDINALVRACDVHNVPCATNVATADLLIAELRRMYPESAESA